One Salmo salar chromosome ssa01, Ssal_v3.1, whole genome shotgun sequence DNA window includes the following coding sequences:
- the LOC106566736 gene encoding taperin isoform X2, whose protein sequence is MCMRLSALQAQRHTVFFPSRGTPSPKSFTFLPTMSGGGEVRVLRQEAEQESPTMPAWKREILERRKAKGGGSGAAEPCPSASSSRVNGEVTGNGSASKKDNETNADSVRNYTITPASQHFAGKRGSSPTFPELSPVKTNKDPLTATDPYDSEKTVSDGEGQESLVLQDSLGPLQENPFIKLEKERKKRQDRECAIRPVQHILELYGSVPGIRTIRAENIIIIESDPDYFPGASGIKSGSYLQQNGLSSYSSLNDLLDRRAGGVTEIRAKEVVIYDTTLSRSEENLSTLGHPCHEGAFETGEGQGRVSRMLQKFDSNYGKLQPKSRSTENLLDLETSSSRPRQRPKPQPDLVPKYKSHAQPSSPVRTLGNTQSSSSVFPSSQSSKPNLQPPLYEPDSTLHSAGPPQSVSSYRQRFEVIGGHSVVVNPREEAEGPQTKPFRERDWESTEVPPKSKVPCSPDTCCARAESPASPTTPLMSPPSPGFEIRPSPRPDLSQLPSGDIQARALANLRLQSRNSFTVFPKRHRAASSPGSTAPSSPIKFPPSQRVAEMPTPGVPIPITRPPTPAASKRKEEVRAARPTKPDPPPPTATFPPFSPSPAPSPVPSVQSPPPEDAHADQLPVTNIDDIDVDPSKPVAPSPTPVVHGRKGNTFTVVPKRKSEPQPGSPEPQEPSGGAQTPPTPSQAPYAQLGSLLKKRYPAVEEIEVIGGYQSLGRSCLIKTGSTGKKLKISFNESSLQSSYEYPSESSVWDSGDEEEAAEGKGGGQEEDQPSMVGRIHIPRPSYTSNGTDLSSYIPKHTVDFNSWQEHKLDDPVYQGDTNFQRTQMSGEVMLTPADSSSLSDFSSEPALYF, encoded by the exons ATGTGTATGCGATTATCGGCGCTGCAGGCACAGCGACATACCGTTTTCTTTCCCAGTCGGGGAACACCATCTCCCAAATCCTTTACATTTCTCCCCACAATGTCTGGTGGAGGAGAAGTCCGTGTTCTCCGCCAGGAGGCTGAGCAGGAGAGCCCGACGATGCCGGCCTGGAAACGAGAGATTCTGGAGCGGAGGAAAGCAAAGGGTGGCGGGTCTGGAGCAGCTGAGCCTTGCCCTAGCGCGAGCTCATCGCGGGTTAATGGCGAAGTAACGGGAAACGGCAGCGCCTCCAAAAAAGACAATGAAACCAACGCTGATTCAGTTCGGAACTACACCATCACTCCAGCGAGCCAGCACTTTGCAGGCAAGCGTGGCAGTTCTCCCACCTTCCCAGAGCTCTCGCCGGTGAAAACAAACAAAGACCCCTTGACTGCCACCGACCCATATGACTCGGAGAAAACGGTAAGCGATGGCGAGGGACAGGAAAGCCTGGTTCTGCAGGACAGTCTAGGCCCATTGCAGGAGAACCCCTTCATCAAACTGGAGAAAGAGCGAAAGAAACGGCAGGACAGGGAGTGTGCCATTCGTCCCGTTCAGCACATACTGGAATTGTATGGCAGTGTACCTGGAATTCGGACTATACGCGCTGAGAATATCATTATCATAGAATCCGATCCGGATTACTTTCCGGGGGCCAGTGGAATAAAAAGCGGGTCTTATCTGCAGCAGAATGGGCTGAGCAGTTACAGCTCCCTCAATGACCTCTTGGACAGGAGAGCTGGTGGGGTGACCGAGATACGGGCAAAAGAGGTGGTCATTTATGACACCACACTAAGCAGGAGCGAGGAGAACTTGAGCACGCTAGGTCATCCTTGTCACGAGGGCGCATTCGAGACAGGAGAGGGTCAGGGCAGGGTGAGCCGCatgctgcagaaatttgacaGTAACTACGGAAAACTGCAACCCAAGTCTCGCAGCACAGAGAACCTACTGGACTTGGAGACCAGTTCAAGCAGGCCAAGACAACGACCCAAGCCACAGCCAGATCTGGTGCCAAAATACAAATCACACGCCCAGCCTAGCTCACCAGTCCGCACCCTAGGCAACACACAGTCATCTTCCTCAGTCTTCCCCAGCTCCCAGTCTTCCAAACCAAATCTACAGCCCCCTCTTTATGAGCCTGACAGCACCCTGCACTCTGCCGGACCCCCTCAATCAGTGTCTTCCTACCGCCAGCGTTTTGAGGTGATTGGGGGCCACAGTGTGGTGGTCAACcccagagaggaggcagaggggcCCCAGACCAAGCCTTTccgagagagagattgggagagcACAGAGGTGCCCCCCAAATCCAAGGTGCCATGCTCTCCGGATACTTGCTGTGCTCGTGCCGAGTCCCCTGCCAGCCCGACCACACCCCTgatgtctcccccctctccagggTTCGAGATCCGCCCCTCGCCACGCCCTGACCTCTCCCAGCTGCCTTCCGGGGACATCCAGGCTCGTGCCCTTGCCAACCTGCGCCTCCAGTCCCGCAACTCCTTCACCGTCTTCCCCAAACGCCACAGAGCAGCCTCTTCCCCGGGCAGCACGGCCCCCTCCAGCCCCATCAAGTTTCCTCCCTCCCAGAGAGTGGCAGAGATGCCCACTCCAGGAGTGCCAATTCCCATCACCCGTCCACCCACCCCAGCAGCCTcaaagaggaaagaggaggtgagggcagCCAGGCCAACCAAACCAGACCCACCTCCCCCCACTGCCAcctttccccccttctctccatccccagCACCCTCCCCAGTTCCCTCTGTCCAGTCGCCACCTCCAGAGGATGCCCATGCTGACCAGCTACCTGTCACCAACATAGATGACATAGATGTGGACCCCTCGAAGCCTGTCGCCCCCAGTCCCACTCCAGTGGTGCATGGGCGGAAGGGGAATACCTTCACTGTGGTGCCTAAACGTAAGTCAGAGCCTCAGCCTGGCTCTCCAGAGCCCCAGGAGCCCTCCGGAGGGGCCCAGACCCCCCCCACGCCATCCCAGGCCCCCTACGCCCAGCTGGGTTCCCTGCTGAAGAAGCGCTACCCTGCTGTGGAGGAGATCGAGGTCATTGGTGGTTACCAGTCCCTGGGACGCTCCTGCCTCATCAAGACAGGCTCCACTGGCAAGAAG CTGAAGATATCGTTCAACGAGTCGAGCCTGCAGAGCAGCTATGAGTACCCCTCAGAGAGCAGTGTGTGGGACAgcggagatgaggaggaggcggcggaagggaagggaggaggacaggaggaagaTCAGCCCAGCATGGTGGGCCGCATCCACATCCCTCGTCCGAGCTACACCAGCAACGGCACTG ATCTGTCCAGTTACATTCCCAAGCACACTGTGGATTTTAACAGCTGGCAGGAACATAAGCTTGATGACCCTGTTTACCAGGGGGACACCAATTTCCAGCGCACACAAATGTCAGGGGAAGTTATG CTCACCCCAGCAGACAGCTCCTCTCTGTCAGATTTCAGCAGTGAACCTGCTCTGTACTTCTGA
- the LOC106566736 gene encoding taperin isoform X1, protein MCMRLSALQAQRHTVFFPSRGTPSPKSFTFLPTMSGGGEVRVLRQEAEQESPTMPAWKREILERRKAKGGGSGAAEPCPSASSSRVNGEVTGNGSASKKDNETNADSVRNYTITPASQHFAGKRGSSPTFPELSPVKTNKDPLTATDPYDSEKTVSDGEGQESLVLQDSLGPLQENPFIKLEKERKKRQDRECAIRPVQHILELYGSVPGIRTIRAENIIIIESDPDYFPGASGIKSGSYLQQNGLSSYSSLNDLLDRRAGGVTEIRAKEVVIYDTTLSRSEENLSTLGHPCHEGAFETGEGQGRVSRMLQKFDSNYGKLQPKSRSTENLLDLETSSSRPRQRPKPQPDLVPKYKSHAQPSSPVRTLGNTQSSSSVFPSSQSSKPNLQPPLYEPDSTLHSAGPPQSVSSYRQRFEVIGGHSVVVNPREEAEGPQTKPFRERDWESTEVPPKSKVPCSPDTCCARAESPASPTTPLMSPPSPGFEIRPSPRPDLSQLPSGDIQARALANLRLQSRNSFTVFPKRHRAASSPGSTAPSSPIKFPPSQRVAEMPTPGVPIPITRPPTPAASKRKEEVRAARPTKPDPPPPTATFPPFSPSPAPSPVPSVQSPPPEDAHADQLPVTNIDDIDVDPSKPVAPSPTPVVHGRKGNTFTVVPKRKSEPQPGSPEPQEPSGGAQTPPTPSQAPYAQLGSLLKKRYPAVEEIEVIGGYQSLGRSCLIKTGSTGKKLKISFNESSLQSSYEYPSESSVWDSGDEEEAAEGKGGGQEEDQPSMVGRIHIPRPSYTSNGTGEDLSSYIPKHTVDFNSWQEHKLDDPVYQGDTNFQRTQMSGEVMLTPADSSSLSDFSSEPALYF, encoded by the exons ATGTGTATGCGATTATCGGCGCTGCAGGCACAGCGACATACCGTTTTCTTTCCCAGTCGGGGAACACCATCTCCCAAATCCTTTACATTTCTCCCCACAATGTCTGGTGGAGGAGAAGTCCGTGTTCTCCGCCAGGAGGCTGAGCAGGAGAGCCCGACGATGCCGGCCTGGAAACGAGAGATTCTGGAGCGGAGGAAAGCAAAGGGTGGCGGGTCTGGAGCAGCTGAGCCTTGCCCTAGCGCGAGCTCATCGCGGGTTAATGGCGAAGTAACGGGAAACGGCAGCGCCTCCAAAAAAGACAATGAAACCAACGCTGATTCAGTTCGGAACTACACCATCACTCCAGCGAGCCAGCACTTTGCAGGCAAGCGTGGCAGTTCTCCCACCTTCCCAGAGCTCTCGCCGGTGAAAACAAACAAAGACCCCTTGACTGCCACCGACCCATATGACTCGGAGAAAACGGTAAGCGATGGCGAGGGACAGGAAAGCCTGGTTCTGCAGGACAGTCTAGGCCCATTGCAGGAGAACCCCTTCATCAAACTGGAGAAAGAGCGAAAGAAACGGCAGGACAGGGAGTGTGCCATTCGTCCCGTTCAGCACATACTGGAATTGTATGGCAGTGTACCTGGAATTCGGACTATACGCGCTGAGAATATCATTATCATAGAATCCGATCCGGATTACTTTCCGGGGGCCAGTGGAATAAAAAGCGGGTCTTATCTGCAGCAGAATGGGCTGAGCAGTTACAGCTCCCTCAATGACCTCTTGGACAGGAGAGCTGGTGGGGTGACCGAGATACGGGCAAAAGAGGTGGTCATTTATGACACCACACTAAGCAGGAGCGAGGAGAACTTGAGCACGCTAGGTCATCCTTGTCACGAGGGCGCATTCGAGACAGGAGAGGGTCAGGGCAGGGTGAGCCGCatgctgcagaaatttgacaGTAACTACGGAAAACTGCAACCCAAGTCTCGCAGCACAGAGAACCTACTGGACTTGGAGACCAGTTCAAGCAGGCCAAGACAACGACCCAAGCCACAGCCAGATCTGGTGCCAAAATACAAATCACACGCCCAGCCTAGCTCACCAGTCCGCACCCTAGGCAACACACAGTCATCTTCCTCAGTCTTCCCCAGCTCCCAGTCTTCCAAACCAAATCTACAGCCCCCTCTTTATGAGCCTGACAGCACCCTGCACTCTGCCGGACCCCCTCAATCAGTGTCTTCCTACCGCCAGCGTTTTGAGGTGATTGGGGGCCACAGTGTGGTGGTCAACcccagagaggaggcagaggggcCCCAGACCAAGCCTTTccgagagagagattgggagagcACAGAGGTGCCCCCCAAATCCAAGGTGCCATGCTCTCCGGATACTTGCTGTGCTCGTGCCGAGTCCCCTGCCAGCCCGACCACACCCCTgatgtctcccccctctccagggTTCGAGATCCGCCCCTCGCCACGCCCTGACCTCTCCCAGCTGCCTTCCGGGGACATCCAGGCTCGTGCCCTTGCCAACCTGCGCCTCCAGTCCCGCAACTCCTTCACCGTCTTCCCCAAACGCCACAGAGCAGCCTCTTCCCCGGGCAGCACGGCCCCCTCCAGCCCCATCAAGTTTCCTCCCTCCCAGAGAGTGGCAGAGATGCCCACTCCAGGAGTGCCAATTCCCATCACCCGTCCACCCACCCCAGCAGCCTcaaagaggaaagaggaggtgagggcagCCAGGCCAACCAAACCAGACCCACCTCCCCCCACTGCCAcctttccccccttctctccatccccagCACCCTCCCCAGTTCCCTCTGTCCAGTCGCCACCTCCAGAGGATGCCCATGCTGACCAGCTACCTGTCACCAACATAGATGACATAGATGTGGACCCCTCGAAGCCTGTCGCCCCCAGTCCCACTCCAGTGGTGCATGGGCGGAAGGGGAATACCTTCACTGTGGTGCCTAAACGTAAGTCAGAGCCTCAGCCTGGCTCTCCAGAGCCCCAGGAGCCCTCCGGAGGGGCCCAGACCCCCCCCACGCCATCCCAGGCCCCCTACGCCCAGCTGGGTTCCCTGCTGAAGAAGCGCTACCCTGCTGTGGAGGAGATCGAGGTCATTGGTGGTTACCAGTCCCTGGGACGCTCCTGCCTCATCAAGACAGGCTCCACTGGCAAGAAG CTGAAGATATCGTTCAACGAGTCGAGCCTGCAGAGCAGCTATGAGTACCCCTCAGAGAGCAGTGTGTGGGACAgcggagatgaggaggaggcggcggaagggaagggaggaggacaggaggaagaTCAGCCCAGCATGGTGGGCCGCATCCACATCCCTCGTCCGAGCTACACCAGCAACGGCACTGGTGAGG ATCTGTCCAGTTACATTCCCAAGCACACTGTGGATTTTAACAGCTGGCAGGAACATAAGCTTGATGACCCTGTTTACCAGGGGGACACCAATTTCCAGCGCACACAAATGTCAGGGGAAGTTATG CTCACCCCAGCAGACAGCTCCTCTCTGTCAGATTTCAGCAGTGAACCTGCTCTGTACTTCTGA